In a genomic window of Rhodothermales bacterium:
- a CDS encoding tetratricopeptide repeat protein: MSPTATVLVRAWRIGMLSGMMMLAGVGSTAAQSGPASLDQLLERGDALYAQYQNDEAHTLFVSAYEVAAESFDVLARLARTTVDFGMDLEADGEMDRAASLYEEAMGYADALERLYPDSAETYFHLIRTRGKLALFRGGKEKVETGRHIERYCQRGLELDENDPDIQVSYGIFQREVADLSWIERTFARALFGAVPSGTKEEAVRALLRAIELRPDFAFAYYELGVTYMGMGDQKRAGEAFRASLDLPASTTQDIRNRVIARRMLERLP, encoded by the coding sequence ATGTCTCCGACTGCTACCGTTCTGGTACGCGCCTGGCGTATTGGCATGTTATCCGGTATGATGATGCTCGCCGGCGTCGGTTCGACGGCCGCGCAGAGCGGGCCGGCGTCGCTCGACCAGCTGCTCGAACGCGGCGACGCGCTTTATGCCCAGTACCAGAACGATGAGGCGCATACCCTTTTCGTATCCGCGTACGAAGTCGCCGCGGAGTCGTTTGATGTGCTGGCGCGGCTAGCGCGGACGACCGTGGATTTCGGGATGGACCTGGAAGCGGACGGGGAGATGGATCGCGCCGCGTCGTTGTACGAAGAGGCCATGGGGTATGCCGACGCTCTGGAGCGGCTCTATCCGGACAGCGCCGAGACCTATTTTCACCTCATCCGGACTCGCGGCAAGCTGGCGCTGTTCCGCGGTGGCAAAGAGAAGGTCGAGACCGGGCGTCACATCGAACGGTATTGCCAGCGTGGTCTCGAGCTGGACGAAAACGATCCCGATATCCAGGTCAGCTACGGGATCTTCCAGCGCGAGGTGGCCGATCTGAGCTGGATCGAGCGCACCTTTGCCCGGGCATTATTTGGCGCCGTCCCATCGGGCACGAAGGAGGAAGCCGTCCGCGCCCTGCTGCGAGCCATCGAGCTGCGCCCCGATTTTGCGTTCGCGTACTACGAGCTGGGCGTGACGTATATGGGCATGGGCGACCAGAAACGCGCCGGCGAGGCCTTCCGCGCCTCGCTCGACCTGCCGGCCTCCACGACGCAGGACATCCGCAACCGCGTCATCGCCCGACGGATGCTGGAGCGGCTGCCATAA
- a CDS encoding CHRD domain-containing protein translates to MTRTLRLWLIAILFALSPALRDAHAQVIINEIGFDGVDFGEQPKWVELYNAGPAEADVSSYVLCNFPAYPALSSLTALSGSTTIPAGGFLVVAWERLDDAMGDGTPDGNGEVGLYTNSDFSNSDSMVDYLQWGTGGHFRESVAVGASEWTAGTFVAAPASGQSLSYVPTGDDFVGNWRVSAPTPGAANATLYRAMLSGGSQSPGVLSRGTGVIDAILEDTTLTVSGTFSGLETDFNVAVAGGAHLHNGLAGQGGGIAIGLTVTLDGDNRGGQFEAANNTFALTPEQVASLSARALYMNIHTLGNPGGELRGQMVSAAAETFKSVLSGSGQMPGNTSLGRGMIVAELEGTTLTVSGALSGLASDFNPNVAGGAHLHAGMAGQNGSIEVGLVATIGDDNRSVTFAAADNTFEIAPEQAEAIRLRGIYTNIHTVDLPSGELRGQMIDAGSTPFLAALSGASAEAANASAGKGSVIAELNDGSLHVHGSFSELRGAFNPNVAGGAHLHGGLAGQSGSIAYGLASVRATDELSGVFEAASNIFEVDDSAIDALFARGHYVNIHTQYQASGELRGQVIPAWSVPLRAVLSGRAQSSPNTSQATGGAMLEISGSKLTVTGAFNGLTSGFNENVAGGAHIHDGGLGTNGSIAIGLTATRTPDDLNGTFAAADNVFDITEEVRTNLLTLVNYVNVHTDTLPSGELRGQIHPLSYRPFEANLAFDNQVSSTPGKAHAHHGGSQSVADHSNASGAVLAVLGDTSLIVSGSFKDLSSALNVGIAGGAHLHAGAANANGSVDFVLTSALADDSLSGTFPAAENVLSITSEQKLALLDGLYYVNVHSRDHAPGELRGQLVPSGNVAPNNPVITAPADGATVVVVGDPDTPFEPAWNGGDRNANPVFYTWQLAVDEAFETLLVQAATEAPVFASTFGDVNTLLLDAGVELDQSTTLYHRAIATDGNFRVTGPAASVILTRGEVTSTDEPGALPEAFRLQGNFPNPFNPTTTVIFDLPAQAMVDVTIHDVLGRQVMHVPAQAFAPGANQAIRIDASELASGMYVYQVKAAVGNDITVSNGRMVLIK, encoded by the coding sequence ATGACAAGAACGCTACGACTCTGGCTTATCGCTATCCTGTTCGCGCTGTCCCCCGCTCTGCGCGACGCACATGCACAGGTCATCATCAACGAAATTGGGTTTGATGGTGTCGATTTCGGCGAGCAGCCGAAATGGGTGGAGCTGTACAATGCCGGCCCTGCCGAAGCCGATGTGTCCAGTTATGTACTCTGTAATTTTCCGGCGTACCCGGCTCTCTCTTCGCTGACGGCGCTATCGGGGTCAACGACGATTCCGGCTGGCGGTTTTCTTGTCGTGGCCTGGGAACGTCTGGACGATGCCATGGGCGACGGCACGCCCGACGGGAACGGCGAGGTGGGCCTGTATACGAACAGCGACTTCAGCAACTCCGATAGCATGGTCGACTACCTGCAATGGGGCACGGGTGGCCATTTTCGGGAGAGCGTCGCCGTCGGCGCCAGCGAATGGACAGCCGGCACGTTTGTCGCTGCTCCAGCGTCTGGCCAAAGCCTGTCGTACGTTCCCACGGGCGATGATTTTGTCGGCAACTGGCGCGTATCGGCGCCAACGCCCGGCGCCGCCAACGCGACCTTGTACCGCGCCATGCTTTCGGGTGGAAGCCAGAGCCCCGGGGTCCTGAGCCGTGGGACCGGCGTCATCGACGCCATTCTGGAGGATACCACGCTGACGGTCTCCGGTACCTTCAGCGGTCTCGAGACCGACTTTAACGTGGCGGTCGCCGGCGGCGCGCACCTCCACAACGGCCTGGCCGGCCAGGGAGGCGGCATCGCGATTGGTCTCACCGTTACGCTCGATGGCGACAACCGCGGTGGCCAGTTTGAAGCGGCGAACAACACATTCGCCCTGACGCCGGAGCAGGTGGCGAGCCTCTCGGCCCGCGCCCTGTACATGAATATCCACACGCTGGGAAATCCCGGTGGCGAACTGCGTGGCCAGATGGTCTCCGCCGCGGCCGAGACGTTTAAATCCGTGCTCTCCGGCAGCGGTCAGATGCCAGGAAATACCTCCCTCGGGCGCGGTATGATCGTCGCCGAGCTTGAGGGCACGACGCTCACCGTGAGCGGCGCGTTGTCGGGTCTGGCGAGCGACTTCAACCCGAACGTCGCGGGTGGCGCCCACCTGCATGCCGGCATGGCCGGCCAGAACGGGAGCATCGAGGTGGGTCTGGTCGCTACCATAGGCGACGACAACCGCAGCGTGACGTTCGCCGCGGCCGACAACACGTTCGAGATCGCACCCGAGCAAGCTGAAGCGATCCGGCTCCGCGGTATCTACACCAACATCCACACGGTCGACCTGCCCTCCGGCGAGCTGCGCGGTCAGATGATCGACGCCGGCAGCACGCCGTTCCTCGCTGCCCTCAGTGGGGCGAGCGCGGAGGCGGCCAACGCCAGCGCGGGAAAAGGATCGGTGATCGCGGAGCTAAACGACGGCTCCCTGCACGTACACGGCAGCTTCAGCGAATTGCGCGGCGCCTTCAACCCGAACGTCGCCGGCGGCGCCCACTTGCACGGCGGCCTAGCCGGCCAGTCGGGCAGTATCGCCTATGGCCTCGCCTCTGTCCGGGCGACGGATGAACTGAGCGGGGTGTTTGAAGCCGCGTCTAATATTTTCGAAGTGGACGATTCGGCGATCGACGCGCTCTTCGCGCGCGGCCACTACGTGAACATCCACACCCAGTACCAGGCCTCCGGCGAGCTGCGTGGTCAGGTAATCCCGGCGTGGTCGGTCCCCCTCCGCGCCGTGCTTTCGGGTCGTGCGCAGTCATCGCCCAATACCTCGCAGGCCACCGGCGGCGCGATGCTGGAGATCAGCGGGTCTAAACTCACCGTCACGGGCGCGTTTAACGGGCTGACCTCCGGCTTCAACGAAAACGTAGCCGGCGGCGCCCACATCCACGACGGCGGCCTGGGCACCAACGGCAGCATCGCCATTGGTCTGACGGCTACCCGGACGCCGGACGATCTGAACGGCACCTTCGCGGCGGCGGACAACGTGTTCGACATCACCGAGGAGGTGCGGACCAACCTGCTCACCCTCGTCAACTACGTCAACGTCCATACGGATACGCTGCCGTCGGGCGAACTGCGCGGGCAGATCCACCCGCTCAGCTACCGGCCGTTCGAGGCGAATCTGGCGTTCGATAACCAGGTCTCCTCCACCCCGGGCAAGGCGCACGCCCACCATGGCGGCAGCCAATCGGTTGCGGACCATAGCAATGCCTCTGGCGCCGTGTTGGCCGTGCTGGGTGATACGAGCCTGATCGTCTCGGGCTCGTTCAAGGACCTCAGTTCGGCGCTGAATGTCGGCATCGCCGGGGGCGCGCACCTGCATGCCGGGGCGGCTAATGCCAACGGCAGTGTGGACTTCGTCCTCACCTCGGCGCTCGCGGACGACAGCCTCAGCGGCACCTTCCCGGCCGCCGAGAACGTGTTGTCCATCACGTCCGAACAGAAATTGGCCCTGCTGGATGGTCTATACTATGTCAACGTCCACAGCCGCGACCACGCCCCGGGCGAACTGCGCGGCCAGCTGGTGCCCAGCGGCAACGTGGCTCCGAATAACCCCGTGATCACGGCGCCGGCCGATGGCGCGACGGTGGTGGTCGTGGGCGACCCCGACACGCCGTTTGAGCCGGCCTGGAACGGCGGCGACCGCAACGCCAACCCGGTGTTCTACACCTGGCAGCTGGCTGTGGATGAAGCATTCGAGACGCTGCTTGTCCAGGCCGCTACCGAGGCGCCCGTGTTTGCCTCGACCTTTGGCGATGTGAACACCCTGCTGCTGGACGCCGGCGTGGAACTCGACCAGTCTACTACCCTCTATCACCGCGCCATCGCGACGGACGGCAACTTCCGCGTGACCGGGCCTGCCGCCTCCGTGATCCTTACCCGCGGCGAGGTGACAAGCACGGACGAACCGGGCGCGCTGCCGGAGGCCTTCCGCCTCCAGGGCAACTTCCCGAACCCGTTTAACCCGACGACCACGGTTATCTTCGACCTTCCCGCCCAGGCGATGGTCGACGTCACGATCCACGACGTGCTCGGGCGCCAGGTGATGCACGTGCCGGCACAGGCGTTTGCGCCCGGCGCCAATCAGGCGATCCGGATCGATGCCTCCGAGCTCGCCTCCGGGATGTACGTCTACCAGGTGAAGGCCGCCGTCGGGAACGACATCACGGTGTCGAATGGACGGATGGTGTTGATTAAGTAA
- a CDS encoding FecR domain-containing protein: MSTENPSPIPEDVWREAAGIPPSARPGIERIWALTGGIEPSLVAAPDDDAAWADVEARLTAASGGSSGSPDRVALRRGRRASWRLRWLPTVAGVTLLLVVGALFWRMPVRVYVPAGDVATVDLPDGSRVELNSGTTLRYQRGFAVAPFFPAAQRRVELEGEAFFEVMPSGRPFVILTENAETQVVGTTFNVWARGDHAPFETRVTLATGRVQVRGRASTDEAVLLEEAGDMARIGISDDGGGAQDMATLDHVMSWRRRGFVFIAEPMGIVLAELERRFDTHVDVEPADLLSQRMTVLIARDATPESILTDVCLALDCRFRKSSQGYTVYEAGTSPAW, from the coding sequence ATGAGTACGGAAAATCCATCGCCGATTCCCGAGGACGTCTGGAGAGAAGCCGCCGGCATTCCGCCTTCGGCACGCCCGGGGATCGAGCGCATCTGGGCCTTGACCGGCGGTATCGAGCCCTCGCTTGTGGCCGCGCCGGACGACGATGCGGCGTGGGCGGACGTCGAAGCTCGCCTGACGGCGGCTTCCGGGGGCTCGTCGGGAAGTCCAGACCGGGTGGCTCTGCGCCGCGGCCGGCGAGCTTCGTGGCGGCTTCGCTGGCTGCCGACGGTGGCTGGCGTGACCCTGTTGCTCGTCGTTGGAGCGCTGTTCTGGCGCATGCCCGTTCGCGTGTACGTCCCGGCCGGCGACGTAGCGACCGTCGATCTGCCCGATGGGTCCCGGGTCGAACTCAATAGCGGCACCACGCTTCGGTATCAGCGTGGGTTTGCGGTAGCGCCGTTTTTCCCCGCCGCGCAGCGCCGGGTCGAACTGGAGGGCGAGGCCTTCTTTGAGGTGATGCCCTCGGGACGCCCGTTTGTGATCCTGACGGAGAACGCCGAGACGCAGGTGGTGGGTACGACGTTTAATGTCTGGGCGCGGGGTGATCACGCGCCGTTTGAGACCCGCGTCACGCTTGCGACAGGTCGGGTTCAGGTACGAGGACGAGCATCGACCGACGAAGCCGTACTGCTCGAGGAGGCCGGCGACATGGCCCGGATCGGGATTTCGGACGATGGAGGGGGCGCGCAGGATATGGCCACGCTGGACCACGTGATGTCCTGGAGGCGTCGCGGCTTTGTGTTCATCGCCGAGCCGATGGGCATCGTCCTCGCCGAGCTCGAACGTCGGTTTGACACCCACGTGGACGTAGAGCCGGCCGATCTCCTGTCGCAACGCATGACCGTCCTCATCGCCCGCGACGCAACGCCTGAGAGCATTCTCACCGACGTGTGCCTGGCGCTGGATTGCCGGTTCCGGAAATCCAGTCAGGGGTACACGGTATACGAAGCCGGAACGTCGCCGGCCTGGTAG
- a CDS encoding carboxypeptidase-like regulatory domain-containing protein has translation MVNTIRLALVSLAVIGLSGIAVQRPLAAQEAAPVRYTLVLQGVALDQALEDVAARTGIDLVYSESLVGGQTAYCAARALELEALLRCVLNATGVDFVRSSSGTYVLIEALRQPAARGNLAGSIVDEVSGRPLPFANVLLADAAAGTTTNEDGLFGFSQLVSGKHRVIVTYMGYETRVDSIWVRPGLSSRMQIRLRPREIAMDPIVVTGIEQRLPSERLGRGERGAADLEAIGSLGTPDVARGAGFVTGVTVQQPLADIHIQGGASGEHLTLLDGVPVRDPVSLGRHLSAFSPLSIERLRVQKAGFGAEYGSHLSGLVLVEHDVDVAGAHSGTITADPLSANAKVKGRIRFTGDRSGSYMATVRTSAWEVYQDPSLRSLLSNWHSPDPLLSSRWTGQTVNTTSLRWYRNDPVVNFSDAHAALRFHFGPFRVLNASVYRATNGIRSVMQGINANGQDQQELMYTRDDYDWTNWAAQVRHSWILGARSVASVQARGSWHDSRYGYQALHTAVVADQDLTRQFAGLDSLSARIADAPGSSEGNQVNEYALVGQVSHSFSPSRQLDLGIEGSRTESWFLLRNAFLRPFQYERNAWLLAGFIKSTTSLGLGLVLEAGLRTTYLPARQTLYGEPRLALRYDRQGGVLGDYALRFSGGLYRQFTNQFELTSTGATAVVPSIRFWLPVDASMAPPRVAHLVGDLLLMPATGWSVRLESYLKLQPRLVDIDYVRILQELRRNGTTEIVGLTDQSAFISPMAGRSAGGSLSVQRDADWGDFSVGYSYSHAVRRYPGRFGEAFVPVPWNEPHRVVAEARLPLLSYLSATVAGQGSWGRRWALRRTYYDFLAAGSAPPVTGAIDLNAPGDEGVPAYLTFDIGLTYEQRVGPTWVRFRATVLNLYDRQNVYDYSIEQNGDVFDRVPRVLPGRQVVLSLRLDM, from the coding sequence ATGGTAAACACGATCCGTCTGGCCCTCGTGAGCCTGGCGGTGATCGGCCTGTCGGGGATCGCCGTCCAGCGACCGCTCGCCGCCCAGGAGGCGGCGCCGGTTCGGTATACCCTCGTGCTACAGGGTGTGGCCCTGGACCAAGCGCTTGAAGATGTAGCCGCGCGCACGGGGATCGATCTGGTGTATTCGGAGAGCCTGGTGGGGGGGCAGACGGCGTATTGCGCGGCGCGCGCGCTGGAACTAGAGGCCCTGTTGCGCTGCGTACTGAACGCCACGGGCGTCGATTTCGTGCGGTCGTCTTCGGGTACCTACGTGTTGATCGAGGCCCTCCGGCAGCCGGCCGCGCGTGGTAACCTGGCCGGCAGCATCGTCGATGAAGTATCGGGCCGTCCGCTGCCATTCGCCAACGTGTTGCTGGCCGATGCGGCGGCGGGCACGACGACGAATGAGGATGGACTTTTTGGCTTTTCGCAGTTGGTGTCGGGGAAGCACCGGGTGATCGTGACCTATATGGGGTACGAAACACGGGTGGACAGCATCTGGGTGCGGCCAGGCCTGTCGAGCCGGATGCAGATCCGGCTACGCCCGAGGGAAATCGCGATGGACCCCATCGTGGTGACCGGCATCGAACAGCGTCTCCCGTCCGAGCGGCTTGGTAGGGGCGAGCGGGGGGCGGCCGATCTGGAGGCCATTGGTTCGCTTGGAACGCCCGATGTCGCGCGTGGCGCCGGCTTCGTGACCGGCGTGACCGTTCAACAACCGCTGGCGGATATCCACATCCAGGGCGGGGCCAGCGGCGAACATCTTACCTTGTTGGACGGCGTGCCCGTCCGGGACCCCGTCAGCCTGGGGCGCCATCTCAGCGCTTTCAGTCCGCTGTCGATCGAGCGGCTTCGCGTGCAGAAGGCCGGCTTCGGCGCCGAGTACGGCAGCCATCTCTCAGGCCTGGTGCTGGTGGAGCACGATGTCGATGTAGCCGGCGCACACAGCGGCACGATCACCGCCGACCCGCTGAGTGCCAACGCCAAAGTGAAGGGCCGCATCCGTTTTACGGGGGATCGTTCTGGCAGCTATATGGCTACGGTCCGAACCAGCGCCTGGGAGGTGTACCAGGACCCCAGCCTGCGCAGCCTGCTCAGCAACTGGCACAGCCCGGATCCGCTCCTGTCCTCACGATGGACCGGTCAGACCGTCAACACGACCTCGCTTCGCTGGTACCGAAACGACCCCGTCGTCAACTTCTCTGACGCCCACGCCGCGCTCCGCTTTCACTTCGGACCGTTCCGGGTGCTCAACGCGTCGGTGTATCGGGCCACGAACGGCATCCGCTCCGTGATGCAAGGCATCAACGCCAACGGCCAGGATCAGCAAGAGTTGATGTATACTCGGGACGACTACGACTGGACGAACTGGGCGGCGCAGGTGCGCCACAGTTGGATCCTCGGTGCGCGGTCGGTGGCGTCCGTGCAGGCGCGTGGGAGCTGGCACGATTCCCGATACGGGTATCAAGCACTCCATACGGCCGTTGTGGCCGATCAGGACTTGACGCGTCAGTTCGCCGGCCTGGACTCGCTCAGCGCCCGCATCGCCGATGCACCCGGCTCGTCGGAAGGCAACCAGGTGAACGAGTATGCGCTAGTCGGACAGGTCTCTCACAGCTTCTCCCCGTCGCGGCAGCTCGACCTTGGCATCGAGGGATCCCGCACGGAAAGCTGGTTTCTGTTGCGCAACGCCTTCCTTCGTCCATTCCAGTACGAGCGTAACGCCTGGCTGCTGGCCGGGTTTATAAAATCCACCACGTCGCTGGGCTTGGGGCTGGTACTCGAGGCCGGCCTGCGGACGACCTACCTGCCGGCCCGCCAGACGCTCTACGGCGAACCCCGCCTCGCCCTCCGCTACGACCGGCAGGGAGGAGTTCTCGGCGATTACGCCCTGCGGTTTTCCGGCGGGCTCTACCGGCAATTCACCAATCAATTTGAGTTGACGAGCACCGGCGCGACGGCCGTCGTCCCCTCGATCCGGTTCTGGCTGCCGGTGGACGCTTCGATGGCGCCGCCGCGGGTGGCGCATCTCGTCGGCGACCTGCTGCTCATGCCAGCCACGGGTTGGAGCGTGCGGCTTGAATCGTACCTGAAGCTGCAGCCCCGGCTGGTGGACATCGATTACGTCCGTATCCTCCAGGAACTGAGGCGTAATGGTACTACCGAGATCGTAGGCCTGACCGATCAGTCGGCTTTTATCAGTCCGATGGCGGGGCGATCCGCCGGGGGCAGTCTGAGTGTACAGCGCGATGCCGACTGGGGTGATTTTTCGGTGGGATATTCCTACAGCCATGCCGTCCGGCGGTATCCGGGTCGTTTCGGAGAGGCCTTTGTGCCTGTGCCCTGGAACGAACCCCATCGCGTGGTGGCCGAGGCGCGGTTGCCGCTCCTGAGTTACCTCTCGGCTACCGTCGCCGGCCAGGGGTCGTGGGGCCGGCGCTGGGCGTTGCGGCGTACGTATTACGACTTCCTGGCCGCCGGCTCGGCGCCGCCCGTGACCGGCGCGATCGACCTTAACGCTCCGGGAGATGAGGGAGTACCGGCGTACCTGACCTTCGACATAGGCCTCACCTACGAACAACGCGTCGGGCCGACCTGGGTGCGGTTCCGCGCTACCGTTCTCAATCTGTACGACCGCCAGAACGTGTATGATTACAGCATCGAACAAAACGGCGATGTGTTCGACCGGGTGCCGCGGGTTCTCCCGGGCCGGCAGGTGGTGTTGTCGTTGCGGTTGGATATGTGA
- a CDS encoding FAD-linked oxidase C-terminal domain-containing protein: MPTPTALPDFLADLRRVVNGALRDDTYSKILYSTDASIYQAMPYGVLIPESFEHVHAAVELAHRYEIPILPRTSGSSLAGQAVNEALVIDMSRHLNRVLEVNTDEHWVRLQPGIVLDELNLHLKPMGLQFGPDPASSNRAAMGGIVSNNSTGSHSIMYGMTADHVMEMDVFLSDGTSAYLEPLSAAGLEERKRRAGLEGAIYRQVSDLVSDPSNKGVIEAGTPRHWRRCGGYNLERLIDSTCTYKWPRDNRFNLAQMVCGAEGTFAVMKEIKLNLVPLPKKTALAIVHYNSLFEALQSVPVLLEVNPSAVELLDNLGLTMCRDVPSYARLLDSFIEGTPNCVLIMEFCGESDAELAGKMDELKAHVARRKIGVTAIVPALDAPRQANVWTVRKVGLGLMMSVKGDYKPIPFIEDAAVPVEYLAEYVTKIENYCNDIGTNVAYYAHASVGCIHIRPIINTKLAGEVAKLPDIATFSVDLLKGYGGSLSSEHGDGRVRSWLNERFFGTDLYRLYQQAKQIFDPKNLLNPGNVVNAPSITQDLRYGADYQTLPIREHIDFSSDHGFVRAVEMCNGAGICRKRTTGTMCPSFMVTREEEHSTRGRANALRNALSGRLPHEELTSKRMYEVMDLCIECKACKAECPSSVDMAKIKFEFLAQYYKANGTPLRARLFGQIPALSRLSSGWRAPFANLGSRLGPMKWSMEKLLGISQKRTLPAFARQPFTAWFKRHKAPAPATRGTVVLFNDTFNTYNSPEVAIAATEVLEAAGYEVVLPGHRCCGRPMISKGLVDEARAAARETVDFLAPFAERGLPIVGLEPSCLLSLKDEYLSLLPGDTKARAVADHAMLFEVFIAREAAAGHLDGVFSTDPRKTLLHGHCHQKSLVGTEPSKKALAVAGCSVDEVDSGCCGMAGSFGYEAEHYDLSMQMAERRLLPAVRAASPDTVIVAAGFSCRHQIKDGSGREALHPAQVLRNALEKAK; encoded by the coding sequence ATGCCCACCCCCACCGCCCTGCCCGATTTCCTCGCCGACCTCCGGCGCGTCGTCAACGGCGCGCTGCGCGACGACACCTACAGCAAGATCCTGTACAGCACCGACGCCAGCATCTACCAGGCGATGCCGTACGGGGTGCTCATCCCGGAATCGTTCGAACACGTCCACGCGGCCGTCGAGCTGGCGCATCGGTACGAGATCCCCATCCTGCCCCGGACAAGCGGCAGCAGCCTCGCCGGCCAGGCCGTCAACGAGGCGCTGGTGATCGACATGTCGCGCCACCTGAATCGGGTGCTGGAGGTGAACACGGACGAGCACTGGGTGCGCTTGCAGCCGGGGATCGTGCTGGACGAACTCAACCTCCACCTCAAGCCGATGGGGCTCCAGTTCGGGCCGGACCCGGCCAGCAGTAACCGGGCGGCCATGGGGGGGATCGTGTCCAACAACTCGACCGGCAGCCACTCGATCATGTACGGGATGACGGCCGACCACGTGATGGAGATGGATGTCTTCCTGAGCGACGGAACTTCGGCCTACCTGGAGCCGCTGAGCGCCGCCGGCCTGGAAGAGCGTAAGCGCCGCGCCGGCCTGGAGGGCGCCATCTACCGGCAGGTGTCCGACCTCGTGTCCGACCCCTCGAACAAGGGCGTCATCGAAGCCGGCACCCCGCGCCACTGGCGGCGATGCGGCGGGTATAATCTGGAGCGGCTGATCGACTCCACCTGCACGTATAAATGGCCCCGCGACAACCGGTTCAACCTGGCCCAGATGGTGTGCGGCGCGGAAGGGACGTTTGCGGTGATGAAGGAGATAAAACTCAACCTCGTCCCGCTCCCTAAAAAAACCGCCCTGGCCATCGTCCACTACAACAGCCTTTTCGAGGCGCTGCAGTCCGTACCGGTGCTGCTGGAGGTGAACCCGTCGGCCGTCGAGTTGCTCGACAACCTCGGCCTCACGATGTGCCGCGATGTGCCGTCCTACGCCCGCCTGCTCGACAGCTTCATCGAGGGCACGCCCAACTGCGTGCTCATCATGGAGTTCTGTGGGGAATCGGACGCGGAGTTGGCCGGCAAGATGGACGAGCTGAAGGCGCACGTCGCCCGACGGAAGATCGGGGTGACGGCCATCGTGCCGGCGCTCGACGCGCCGCGCCAGGCCAATGTGTGGACGGTGCGAAAGGTCGGCCTCGGCCTCATGATGAGCGTCAAGGGAGATTACAAGCCGATCCCGTTTATCGAGGACGCGGCGGTGCCCGTCGAGTACCTCGCCGAATACGTCACCAAAATCGAGAACTACTGCAACGACATCGGGACCAACGTAGCCTACTATGCTCACGCCAGCGTCGGGTGCATCCATATCCGCCCGATCATCAACACCAAACTCGCCGGCGAAGTAGCCAAACTGCCCGATATCGCCACCTTTTCGGTGGACCTCCTCAAGGGCTACGGCGGCTCCCTCTCCAGCGAACACGGCGACGGACGCGTCCGCAGCTGGCTCAACGAACGCTTCTTTGGAACCGATCTCTACCGCCTCTACCAACAGGCCAAACAGATCTTCGACCCCAAAAACCTGCTCAACCCGGGCAACGTCGTCAACGCCCCGTCGATCACGCAGGACCTGCGGTATGGCGCGGACTACCAGACGCTGCCGATCCGCGAGCACATCGACTTCAGCTCGGACCATGGATTCGTTCGCGCGGTCGAGATGTGCAACGGCGCCGGCATCTGCCGCAAACGCACCACGGGTACGATGTGCCCGAGTTTTATGGTCACCCGCGAGGAAGAACACAGCACCCGCGGCCGCGCCAATGCGTTACGCAACGCGCTCTCCGGCCGGCTGCCCCACGAGGAGCTTACCAGCAAGCGTATGTACGAGGTGATGGACCTCTGCATCGAGTGCAAGGCCTGTAAGGCCGAATGCCCGTCCTCGGTGGATATGGCGAAGATCAAGTTCGAATTCCTCGCCCAGTATTATAAAGCGAACGGCACGCCACTTCGCGCGCGGCTCTTTGGCCAGATCCCGGCGCTGAGCCGGCTCTCCAGCGGGTGGCGCGCCCCCTTCGCCAACCTGGGCTCCCGCCTGGGCCCCATGAAATGGTCGATGGAAAAGCTGCTGGGCATCAGCCAGAAACGCACACTGCCGGCCTTCGCCCGGCAACCGTTTACGGCCTGGTTCAAACGGCACAAGGCGCCAGCGCCGGCGACGCGTGGCACGGTGGTGCTGTTCAACGACACCTTCAACACCTACAACAGCCCCGAAGTGGCCATTGCCGCCACCGAGGTCCTCGAAGCCGCCGGCTACGAAGTCGTCTTGCCGGGCCACCGCTGTTGCGGCCGGCCGATGATTTCGAAAGGGCTGGTGGATGAAGCCCGCGCCGCCGCCCGTGAAACCGTAGACTTCCTGGCGCCCTTCGCCGAACGCGGTCTGCCGATCGTCGGCCTCGAACCCAGCTGCCTGCTCTCGTTGAAAGACGAGTACCTCTCGCTGCTCCCCGGAGACACAAAAGCGCGCGCCGTGGCAGACCATGCGATGTTATTCGAGGTATTTATCGCCCGCGAAGCCGCCGCCGGCCACCTGGACGGCGTCTTCTCCACCGATCCGCGCAAGACCCTGCTGCATGGCCACTGTCACCAGAAGTCGCTCGTCGGCACCGAACCCAGCAAAAAAGCCCTGGCCGTCGCCGGCTGCTCGGTCGATGAAGTGGACTCGGGCTGCTGCGGCATGGCCGGCTCGTTCGGCTACGAAGCCGAGCATTACGACCTCTCGATGCAGATGGCCGAACGGCGCCTCCTCCCCGCTGTCCGCGCCGCCAGCCCGGATACCGTCATCGTGGCCGCCGGCTTCAGCTGCCGGCACCAGATCAAAGACGGATCAGGCCGCGAAGCCCTCCATCCGGCGCAGGTGCTGCGAAACGCGCTGGAAAAGGCAAAATGA